The genomic window TGCATACAGTAGCGACGGAAGTTGTATGGCAATTTGTCAGTCCAAAGAACTGTCAAGTTTGGTTCTGGAGAGTTACCGATGTTGTCAAGAGTGTTCAAGAAACGGTAGTCCATCTTAGTAACACGGTGACGACCGTCGTTACCCATACCAGCCATAGAAGTTGTGATGAAGGTTGGGTCACCTGAGTACAATTGGTCGTATGCTTTTGTACGAGCAAATTTAACTGTACGAAGTTTCATAACGAAATCATCAACAAATTCTTGGATTTCTGATTCAGTAAATGTACCACGAGCAAGGTCACGTTCTGCAAAGATATCCAATACGATTGGCACACGTCCGAGAGATGTAGCCGCACCGTTGATAACACGGCAGACAGCCATGAAGGCAATGTTTACCCATTGGATAGCTTCTTTAGTGTTCATCGCTGGTTTGCGAACATCTACTCCGTAAAGATCACCCAAGCGTACAACTTGTTGCAATGCTTGATATTGAAGGTTGATTTCTTCACGAAGACGAATTGTTTCTTCATCGATTTCTTCGATTGAGTTCCAGTCGTTAACTTTTTCTTGCATCAAGTAGTCTGCACCGTAAAGAGCAAGACGTGCGTAAACACCGATGATACGTCCACGTGAGTATGCATCTGGAAGACCAGTTACAGTGTGAGCGTGACGAGCACGACGGATGTTTGAAGTGTAAGCACGGAAGATACCATCGTTAACAGTTGTTACGTATTTAGTGAAAATTTCGTGAACAGCTGGATCTGGTTCGTATCCATTTTCTTTCAAAGTAGTTTCAGCCATACGGATACCACCTTTTGGCATGAAGTTCAATTTGAAGAGTTCATCGTTTTGGATACCATAAATCAATTCGTTTTCTTTGTCGATGAATCCTGCAGGGATATCAGCGATAGATGTTGGACGAGTGTCCATTGGGAAACGAGTTTCTTCGTAGTGTGCTTTAGTTTCTTCTACGATTTTTTTAATGTGAAGTGAACGCTCTGTTGGTCCTGCAAGGAAGCTTTCATCTCCATCATAAGGTGTGTAGTTAGCTTGTACAAAGCGTGACACACTTGCTTTTTCTTTCCAGTCAACACCTTTAAAGCCTTCCCAGGCTTTGTCAAAAATGTCCTGTGCTTCAACAACTGTCTTAACAACCATGTTAATGTCCTCTTTTATC from Streptococcus sp. oral taxon 061 includes these protein-coding regions:
- the pflB gene encoding formate C-acetyltransferase encodes the protein MVVKTVVEAQDIFDKAWEGFKGVDWKEKASVSRFVQANYTPYDGDESFLAGPTERSLHIKKIVEETKAHYEETRFPMDTRPTSIADIPAGFIDKENELIYGIQNDELFKLNFMPKGGIRMAETTLKENGYEPDPAVHEIFTKYVTTVNDGIFRAYTSNIRRARHAHTVTGLPDAYSRGRIIGVYARLALYGADYLMQEKVNDWNSIEEIDEETIRLREEINLQYQALQQVVRLGDLYGVDVRKPAMNTKEAIQWVNIAFMAVCRVINGAATSLGRVPIVLDIFAERDLARGTFTESEIQEFVDDFVMKLRTVKFARTKAYDQLYSGDPTFITTSMAGMGNDGRHRVTKMDYRFLNTLDNIGNSPEPNLTVLWTDKLPYNFRRYCMHMSHKHSSIQYEGVTTMAKDGYGEMSCISCCVSPLDPENEEQRHNIQYFGARVNVLKALLTGLNGGYDDVHKDYKVFDIEPIRDEVLEFESVKANFEKSLDWLTDTYVDALNIIHYMTDKYNYEAVQMAFLPTKQRANMGFGICGFANTVDTLSAIKYATVKPIRDENGYIYDYETIGEYPRWGEDDPRSNELAEWLIEAYTTRLRSHKLYKDAEATVSLLTITSNVAYSKQTGNSPVHKGVYLNEDGSVNLSKLEFFSPGANPSNKAKGGWLQNLNSLASLDFGYAADGISLTTQVSPRALGKTRDEQVDNLVTILDGYFENGGQHVNLNVMDLNDVYEKIMSGEDVIVRISGYCVNTKYLTPEQKTELTQRVFHEVLSMDDALS